In one Arachis duranensis cultivar V14167 chromosome 9, aradu.V14167.gnm2.J7QH, whole genome shotgun sequence genomic region, the following are encoded:
- the LOC107464014 gene encoding F-box/kelch-repeat protein At1g80440, whose product MELISGLPEDLARDCLIRVSYQQFPTVASVCKNWKEEVESPEFRRQRRRTGISQKLIVMVQARCDPDNEPGSGSSKRLYNPVYRLSVFEPVTGNWSELPPPPEFESGLPMFCRVASVGSELILLGGLDPNTWKASDSVLIYNFITAKWRRGTHMPGGSRMLFACVSDSRRMVFVAGGHDDEKNALRSALAYDVAEDKWISLPDMAAERDECTALFRHGRLAVIGGYRTETQGVFERSAEVFDVATWQWGPVMEEFLDCATCPRNSTDGGDVDGRVIMCCGEEIKSRQGGTWQKMGKVPVEIRNVAYVGALDGCAVVIGSNGHGEAHESFVFDLKSCNWRKVETPEKFRGHVQTGCVLEI is encoded by the coding sequence ATGGAACTTATTTCCGGTTTGCCCGAAGACTTGGCCCGAGACTGTTTGATTCGGGTCTCATACCAACAATTCCCAACGGTGGCATCGGTTTGCAAAAACTGGAAAGAGGAGGTTGAGTCGCCGGAGTTTCGCCGTCAACGCCGGCGCACCGGCATCTCACAGAAGCTCATCGTGATGGTTCAAGCACGATGTGACCCGGATAATGAACCCGGATCCGGTTCATCAAAGCGATTATATAACCCAGTTTACCGTCTCAGCGTGTTCGAACCGGTAACCGGTAACTGGAGCGAGTTGCCTCCTCCACCGGAGTTTGAATCCGGGCTACCCATGTTTTGTCGGGTCGCTAGCGTTGGGTCGGAGCTTATCCTATTGGGCGGGTTAGACCCAAATACATGGAAGGCTTCTGATTCCGTTTTGATTTATAACTTCATTACCGCGAAGTGGCGCCGGGGGACTCACATGCCTGGTGGGTCCCGCATGCTCTTTGCATGCGTGTCAGACTCGCGGCGAATGGTATTCGTCGCCGGTGGACACGACGACGAGAAAAATGCACTGCGATCCGCGCTGGCGTATGACGTGGCAGAGGATAAGTGGATATCCCTGCCCGACATGGCGGCGGAGCGCGACGAGTGCACGGCCTTGTTCCGCCACGGGCGACTGGCTGTCATCGGTGGTTATCGGACGGAAACGCAGGGTGTGTTTGAAAGGAGCGCGGAGGTTTTTGACGTTGCCACGTGGCAGTGGGGTCCAGTGATGGAGGAGTTTTTGGATTGCGCCACGTGTCCGAGAAACTCGACGGACGGTGGTGATGTGGACGGGAGAGTGATCATGTGTTGCGGCGAGGAGATAAAATCGAGGCAGGGTGGCACGTGGCAGAAGATGGGGAAGGTGCCGGTGGAGATACGGAACGTGGCGTACGTTGGAGCGTTGGATGGATGTGCCGTGGTGATTGGATCCAACGGTCACGGAGAGGCGCATGAAAGTTTCGTGTTTGATTTGAAGAGTTGTAATTGGAGAAAGGTTGAAACCCCAGAAAAATTCAGGGGGCATGTCCAAACAGGTTGTGTTTTGGAGATTTAA
- the LOC107464013 gene encoding WAT1-related protein At1g68170, producing the protein MGNISNVINGLKPAIGMIIVQVAYAGLSVLYKLVVEDGMNMSVLIAYRTLFATSFVVPLAFFMERKSKPKITPDVLFQSFLCGLFGVTLQQNLYVRAVAFASATYASTMTNLIPGVTFILALCFGLERLKIRTLTGKAKVIGTLMGIGGVMIITFYKTKEIHIWPTHHVNMIKHNQSHISPTNQVLGSAFGFGNCLCYSMWLILQAKMSEKFPWQYSSAALVSAMACIQVIIFALCMERNWNQWKLGWNIKLLSVAYTGIVASGIALVLISWCVRLRGPLYASTFNPLSLVIVTIAASLILDERLYVGSIIGSILVVLGLYTVLWGKGKEYENMAKEKLTKVVSTNGQTLKIIITTNNHSDNNINNNGIDMKLSREGQQQNGVKDCSSNKGNEGKVTPLNNEDSKPST; encoded by the exons ATGGGAAATATTAGTAATGTTATAAATGGGCTTAAGCCTGCAATTGGGATGATAATTGTTCAAGTTGCTTATGCTGGTCTTAGTGTTTTATACAAATTGGTTGTAGAAGATGGTATGAACATGAGTGTCCTCATTGCCTATAGAACCCTATTTGCAACATCTTTTGTTGTTCCTCTTGCATTCTTCATGGAAAG GAAGAGCAAGCCAAAAATTACACCAGATGTTCTCTTCCAATCATTCCTTTGTGGATTATTTGG GGTAACTTTACAACAAAATCTGTATGTGAGGGCAGTGGCATTTGCATCAGCAACATATGCTTCAACCATGACCAACCTTATTCCTGGTGTGACCTTCATCCTAGCCCTCTGTTTTGG ATTAGAAAGGTTGAAGATTAGAACATTAACAGGGAAGGCTAAGGTTATTGGCACTCTAATGGGGATTGGTGGAGTCATGATCATCACATTCTATAAGACCAAAGAGATTCACATTTGGCCTACACATCATGTCAATATGATCAAGCACAACCAATCACACATTTCTCCTACTAATCAAGTTTTGGGCTCTGCTTTTGGTTTTGGAAATTGTTTATGCTATTCTATGTGGTTGATCCTTCag gcTAAGATGAGTGAAAAATTCCCCTGGCAATATTCAAGTGCAGCATTGGTGTCAGCAATGGCATGTATTCAAGTAATCATATTTGCACTTTGCATGGAAAGAAATTGGAATCAATGGAAGCTTGGTTGGAATATCAAACTCCTCAGTGTAGCTTATACG GGAATAGTGGCATCTGGAATAGCTTTGGTTCTGATTTCATGGTGTGTGAGATTAAGAGGTCCACTTTATGCTTCTACTTTCAACCCTCTTTCTCTTGTCATAGTTACCATTGCAGCCTCTTTAATTTTGGATGAAAGACTCTATGTGGGAAG CATAATAGGCTCAATATTAGTAGTGTTGGGGCTATACACTGTCTTGTGGGGTAAAGGCAAAGAATATGAGAACATGGCAAAGGAGAAGCTTACAAAAGTAGTCTCAACCAATGGCCAAACATTGAAGATTATTATCACAACAAATAATCATagtgataataatattaataataatggaATTGACATGAAGTTATCAAGAGAAGGACAACAACAAAATGGAGTTAAAGATTGTTCAAGTAACAAAGGAAATGAAGGAAAGGTAACCCCATTGAACAATGAGGACTCAAAACCTAGTACCTAG
- the LOC107464012 gene encoding uncharacterized protein LOC107464012, whose translation MLMEQCKNMGEIQAKLNYQCSSNLKSMPPNSPSFRRLTTRREGKVGGGGGGGGSRSAQWFQSNRILLWLLMITLWAYVAFFVQSRWENGDKEDEFLGFGSRSIDTNPDSQQNQHQDLIVDERIIMSFDDEIVENKLGVGETMHVASLSKKENLDQSVPKTSSKRKIRRRSKRKRKSRGEGIGIEEQDPEIPKTNSTYGFLVGPFGSIEDRILQWNPEKHYFGGCNRKGEFARLVHSKRFVLIFHELSMTGAPLSMMELGTELLNCGGAAVSAVVLSKKGGLMQELTRRRIKVLEDKAQLSFKAARNADLVIAGSAVCASWIEQYIDHFPDAASQVAWWIMENRREYFDRSKQVLHRVNMLAFLSKSQSKQWQKWCEEERVKLRSQPAIIPLSVNDELAFVAGIASMPNTPSFSAEKMAERRKLLRDSVRREMGLNDNDMLVITLSSINTGKGQFLLLKSASSIVEHEPSLQDDNKEMRSSSDIGDYLSSLARTHHIGRLLLLLRKNSSVAFNDISSTSMNRLHEHTILSNKNASREQSLKILIGSVGSKSNKVDYVKGILHFLSQHSNLSKSVLWTPATTRVASLYSAADVYVINSQGLGETFGRVTIEAMAFGLPVLGTNAGGTQEIVEHNVTGLLHPIGRPGIRFLAQNLRFLLENRPARERMGRNGRRKVQRMYLKHHMYTKIVEVLVRCMRRTK comes from the exons ATGTTAATGGAGCAGTGCAAGAACATGGGAGAAATTCAAGCAAAATTGAATTATCAGTGTTCATCAAATTTGAAATCCATGCCACCAAATTCTCCTTCATTCAGGAGATTAACAACAAGAAGAGAAGGCAaggttggtggtggtggtggcggtggCGGCAGCCGCAGTGCACAATGGTTTCAGAGCAACCGGATTCTGTTGTGGCTGTTAATGATTACCCTTTGGGCTTATGTTGCATTTTTTGTTCAGTCTAGGTGGGAAAATGGAGATAAAGAAGATGAGTTCTTAGGGTTTGGAAGCAGGTCAATTGATACAAACCCTGATTCTCAACAGAATCAGCATCAAGATTTGATTGTTGATGAGAGAATTATAATGTCTTTTGATGATGAAATTGTTGAAAACAAATTGGGGGTTGGTGAAACAATGCATGTAGCTTCTTTGTCCAAGAAAGAAAATCTTGATCAATCTGTTCCCAAAACTAGTTCAAAGAGGAAGATCAGACGCCGGAGTAAGAGGAAGCGAAAATCAAGAGGCGAGGGAATTGGTATAGAGGAGCAAGATCCAGAAATTCCCAAGACTAATAGTACCTATGGATTCCTTGTTGGTCCATTTGGTTCAATTGAGGATAGAATTCTGCAATGGAATCCTGAGAAGCATTATTTTGGAGGCTGCAACAGGAAGGGGGAATTCGCGCGCCTCGTTCACTCGAAGAGATTTGTGTTGATATTCCATGAACTATCTATGACTGGAGCACCACTCTCAATGATGGAGTTGGGAACAGAACTTTTGAATTGTGGTGGTGCTGCTGTTTCAGCTGTTGTGCTTAGCAAGAAGGGTGGTTTGATGCAAGAGCTCACTCGGAGGCGAATCAAGGTGCTCGAAGACAAAGCCCAATTAAGCTTCAAGGCAGCAAGGAATGCTGATCTTGTCATTGCTGGATCAGCTGTCTGTGCATCATGGATTG AACAATATATTGATCATTTTCCTGATGCTGCAAGCCAAGTTGCTTGGTGGATTATGGAAAATCGGCGAGAGTATTTCGATCGTTCGAAGCAAGTCTTGCACAGAGTTAACATGTTGGCCTTCTTATCCAAATCACAATCTAAGCAATGGCAAAAAtggtgtgaagaagagagagtgaaACTAAGATCACAGCCTGCAATTATTCCACTGTCAGTTAATGATGAACTGGCCTTTGTAGCTGGCATTGCTTCCATGCCAAACACTCCATCCTTCAGCGCGGAGAAAATGGCCGAAAGACGAAAATTGTTGAGAGATTCAGTCCGAAGAGAAATGGGGCTGAATGATAATGACATGCTTGTGATAACTCTGAGTAGCATCAACACTGGGAAGGGACAGTTTTTGCTTCTTAAATCAGCAAGCTCAATAGTGGAACATGAACCATCATTGCAAGATGATAATAAAGAAATGAGAAGTTCTTCTGATATTGGAGACTACCTATCTTCTCTTGCTAGAACACATCATATTGGAAGATTATTGCTGCTGTTGAGGAAGAATAGCAGTGTAGCATTCAATGATATCTCAAGCACTTCTATGAACAGGTTACATGAACATACTATTTTGTCCAACAAAAATGCATCAAGGGAACAATCTCTCAAGATTCTCATTGGTTCTGTTGGATCTAAGAGTAACAAGGTGGACTATGTTAAGGGTATTCTGCATTTCTTATCACAGCATTCAAACTTGTCAAAGTCTGTATTGTGGACTCCGGCCACGACACGTGTCGCCTCGCTTTACTCTGCTGCAGATGTTTATGTCATAAATTCTCAG GGATTAGGAGAAACATTTGGAAGGGTAACCATAGAAGCAATGGCATTTGGACTTCCG GTGCTTGGAACAAATGCAGGGGGGACTCAAGAGATTGTTGAGCATAATGTGACAGGTCTTCTTCACCCCATTGGACGACCCGGGATTCGTTTCCTCGCACAGAATCTCCGGTTTTTACTCGAAAACCGGCCGGCGAGGGAACGAATGGGAAGAAATGGAAGAAGGAAAGTGCAGAGGATGTACCTTAAACACCACATGTATACAAAAATTGTAGAGGTTCTTGTGAGGTGCATGAGGAGGACCAAATAA
- the LOC110275895 gene encoding F-box protein At4g09920-like: MDRISDLPDCILLHILSFLPTKTAFLTTVLSRRWTHLCHDLQHFYFDQNQFRNRNTWSDFSANKRFLAIVNWILSRHKAPPIRTFRLTCDLNPSDESTLEWFIIKVLGPNLEELNLQLSSILCSVSRVAIPNGIFSCTSLVTLRLNGVHVRIPSPSAPSCRYHLPSLKTLQLYDVKISDGNLEEILSHCTALETLILGYVRQSFVKVQLSICFPSLKSLHFKSYFGETLRLLVIDTPSLKRLDIQVELWFHEIRVRNLHNVEDARINISKQSFVLEFLVELCRIRILELGLSVFDCLPEVPPHRIPEFTCLRTLELTVRCFDTRYIMNMLQKCPMLKLLAIVFTARQYLITDPHPSRKWDHSVKVPTCLASHLKVLKSRDMLNPEMIEIFSPMFFNMDLFWSHLIFRWIIRELKDFQKNYPFCQGAPRRAKLTFAICTYNGG; the protein is encoded by the exons ATGGACAGGATCAGCGACCTGCCGGATTGCATACTGTTACacatcctctccttcctccctaCCAAAACCGCCTTCCTCACCACCGTCCTCTCTCGCCGCTGGACCCACCTCTGCCACGACCTCCAACACTTCTACTTCGACCAAAACCAATTTCGAAACCGCAATACTTGGTCAGATTTCAGTGCAAATAAGCGATTTCTCGCTATTGTTAATTGGATTCTCTCCCGCCACAAAGCGCCGCCAATTCGAACCTTTCGTCTCACCTGTGACCTAAATCCATCCGATGAATCCACTCTGGAGTGGTTCATTATAAAGGTTTTAGGGCCAAACCTCGAGGAATTGAACCTGCAACTCTCCTCCATCCTTTGCTCCGTTTCCAGAGTCGCTATTCCCAACGGCATTTTCAGCTGCACTTCCCTCGTGACTCTCCGTTTAAACGGCGTCCACGTAAGAATCCCTTCGCCTTCTGCCCCGTCGTGCCGTTATCACTTGCCATCGCTCAAGACACTGCAATTGTATGATGTCAAAATCTCTGATGGTAACTTGGAGGAGATTCTCTCTCACTGCACTGCTCTTGAGACTCTTATTCTTGGCTATGTCCGTCAATCCTTCGTGAAGGTCCAATTGAGTATTTGTTTTCCTTCTTTGAAGAGTTTGCACTTCAAATCTTATTTCGGTGAGACTCTTAGATTGCTTGTTATAGACACACCATCTCTTAAACGTCTTGATATCCAAGTTGAGTTGTGGTTTCACGAGATCCGTGTTCGCAACTTGCACAATGTGGAGGACGCCCGTATCAACATTTCTAAGCAATCCTTTGTGCTTGAGTTTCTTGTGGAGCTTTGCAGGATAAGGATTTTGGAGCTGGGTTTATCAGTGTTTGATTGTTTGCCTGAGGTTCCTCCGCATCGTATTCCAGAGTTTACCTGTTTACGTACGCTAGAGCTTACTGTTAGGTGTTTCGACACCAGATACATAATGAATATGCTTCAGAAATGTCCCATGCTTAaacttcttgctattgtttttacCGCTAGACAATATCTAATAACG GATCCACATCCGTCACGAAAATGGGACCACTCAGTGAAGGTTCCTACTTGTCTTGCATCACATCTGAAAGTGTTAAAATCAAGAGATATGTTGAATCCAGAGATGATAGAGATTTTTTCGCCTATGTTCTTCAACATGGACTTGTTTTGGAGTCACTTGATCTTCAGGTGGATCATACGAGAGCTAAAGGATTTCCAGAAGAATTATCCCTTTTGCCAAGGAGCTCCAAGGCGTGCCAAATTAACTTTTGCTATCTGTACGTATAATGGTGGATGA
- the LOC110275109 gene encoding FBD-associated F-box protein At2g26860-like has product MDRISDMPDCILLHILSFLPTKTAFLTTVLSRRWTHLCHHLQHLHFDQNQFRNHNTWSDSSAKKRFLAIVNWILSRHNAPPIRTFRLTCDLNRQSYEYTAEWFIRKVLGTNLEELNLQLSSICCSDPKVAIPNSVFSCTSLVTLRLIGGHIRIPSPSAPSCRYHLPSLKTLELYNVEISVGILEEILSHCTALETLILGYVRQSSVKVQLSICFPSLKSLHFKSYFGETLRLLVIDTPSLKRLDIQVELWFHEIRVRNLHNVEEARINITKQSFVLEFLVELCRIRILELGSSVFDCLPEVPPHRIPEFTCLHTLELTVMWCLDTRYIMNMLQKCPMLKLLAIVFSISLPIMDPDPSPKWEHPVKVPTCLASHLQVIKIKGYFESRDDRDFFAYVLQHGLVLESLDLQKFSDWYFRIGT; this is encoded by the exons ATGGACAGGATCAGCGACATGCCGGATTGCATACTATTACacatcctctccttcctccctaCCAAAACCGCCTTTCTCACTACCGTCCTCTCTCGCCGCTGGACTCACCTCTGCCACCACCTCCAACACCTCCACTTCGACCAAAACCAATTTCGAAACCACAATACTTGGTCAGATTCCAGTGCAAAAAAGCGATTTCTCGCCATTGTTAATTGGATTCTCTCCCGCCACAATGCGCCGCCAATTCGAACCTTTCGTCTCACCTGTGACCTAAATCGTCAATCCTATGAATACACTGCGGAGTGGTTCATTAGAAAGGTTTTAGGGACAAACCTCGAGGAATTGAACCTCCAACTCTCCTCCATCTGTTGCTCCGATCCCAAAGTCGCTATTCCCAACAGCGTTTTCAGCTGCACTTCCCTCGTGACTCTCCGTTTAATCGGAGGCCACATAAGAATCCCTTCGCCTTCTGCACCGTCGTGCCGTTATCACTTGCCATCACTCAAGACACTGGAATTGTATAATGTCGAAATCTCTGTTGGTATCTTGGAGGAGATTCTCTCTCACTGCACTGCTCTTGAGACTCTTATTCTTGGCTATGTCCGTCAATCCTCCGTGAAGGTCCAATTGAGTATTTGTTTTCCTTCTTTGAAGAGTTTGCACTTCAAATCTTATTTCGGTGAGACTCTTAGATTGCTTGTTATAGACACACCATCTCTTAAACGTCTTGATATCCAAGTTGAGTTGTGGTTTCACGAGATCCGTGTTCGCAACTTGCACAATGTGGAGGAAGCCCGTATCAACATTACTAAGCAATCCTTTGTGCTCGAGTTTCTTGTGGAGCTTTGCAGGATAAGGATTTTGGAGCTGGGTTCATCAGTGTTTGATTGTTTGCCTGAGGTTCCTCCGCATCGTATTCCAGAGTTTACCTGTTTACATACGCTAGAGCTTACTGTTATGTGGTGTTTGGACACCAGATACATAATGAATATGCTTCAGAAATGTCCCATGCTTAaacttcttgctattgtttttagCATTAGTCTTCCTATAATG GATCCAGATCCGTCACCAAAATGGGAACACCCAGTGAAGGTTCCTACTTGTCTTGCATCACATCTGCAAGTGATTAAAATCAAAGGATATTTTGAATCCAGAGATGATAGAGATTTTTTTGCCTATGTTCTTCAACATGGACTTGTTTTGGAGTCACTTGATCTTCAG AAATTCAGTGATTGGTACTTCAGAATTGGAACATGA
- the LOC107463916 gene encoding putative F-box/LRR-repeat protein At5g41840 has product MDRISDLPDCILLHILSFLPTKTAFSTTVLSRRWTRLCHDLQHFEFKFNQIPVGNLEELLSHCTALETLVLDSVCRSGEEGQLSICFPSLESLHFKSYLRVALRLILVIDTPSLKRLHIQAESGFREIRVRNLHNVEEASIDIYKQSSVLEFLAELCRIRILELGLSVFDCLPEAPPHRIPEFNCLIDNI; this is encoded by the coding sequence ATGGACAGGATCAGCGACCTGCCGGATTGCATACTCTTACacatcctctccttcctccctaCCAAAACCGCCTTCTCCACCACCGTCCTCTCTCGCCGTTGGACCCGCCTCTGCCACGACCTCCAACACTTCGAGTTCAAGTTCAACCAAATTCCTGTTGGTAACTTGGAGGAGCTTCTCTCTCACTGCACTGCTCTTGAGACTCTTGTTCTTGACTCAGTCTGTCGATCCGGCGAGGAGGGCCAATTGAGTATTTGTTTTCCTTCTTTGGAGAGTTTGCACTTCAAATCTTATTTGCGTGTGGCTCTTAGATTAATTCTTGTTATAGACACACCATCTCTTAAACGTCTTCATATCCAAGCTGAGTCAGGGTTTCGCGAGATCCGTGTTCGCAACTTGCACAATGTGGAGGAAGCCAGTATCGACATTTATAAGCAATCCTCTGTGCTCGAGTTTCTTGCGGAGCTTTGCAGGATAAGGATTTTGGAGCTGGGTTTATCAGTGTTTGATTGTTTGCCTGAGGCTCCTCCGCATCGTATTCCGGAGTTTAACTGTTTAATAGACAATATATAA